One stretch of Planifilum fulgidum DNA includes these proteins:
- a CDS encoding MBL fold metallo-hydrolase, whose amino-acid sequence MNHWEDLTEVPLPLPFPLKIIKAYVIRGSGGYTLIDAGLNCEEDWALWEQTRKEMGWRWDEVEKIVLTHYHPDHYGLAGKLQQVTGAPVLMSRTDAEQARFFWDEGSDAPEVLADLYARHGLSEDWTSRIPGHLRDFRKWVEPHPEPTFIQGGETIRLGDREYRILHTPGHADGHLSFYDPERKWLIGGDFLLPKITPNISLWPGCDPNPLKSYLTTLDKMESLPVKRVFPAHGPVFDTYRERIAELKEHHRVRLERMKDLLKAGPLPAAEICFEIFGRNLSIHNLRFALSETLAHLEYLRHRGEVTLEERGKTLLYALNP is encoded by the coding sequence ATGAATCATTGGGAAGACTTGACCGAAGTACCCCTGCCCTTGCCGTTTCCTCTCAAGATCATCAAGGCGTACGTCATACGGGGATCCGGCGGGTACACCCTGATCGATGCCGGGCTGAATTGCGAGGAGGACTGGGCCCTGTGGGAACAGACCCGGAAGGAGATGGGCTGGCGTTGGGACGAGGTGGAAAAGATCGTTCTCACCCATTACCACCCCGATCATTACGGCCTGGCCGGGAAACTGCAGCAGGTGACGGGGGCGCCGGTGCTGATGTCCCGGACCGACGCCGAACAGGCCCGCTTCTTCTGGGATGAAGGGTCCGACGCGCCGGAGGTGCTGGCGGATCTGTACGCCCGCCACGGTTTGTCCGAGGATTGGACCTCCCGGATTCCGGGACATTTGCGGGACTTTCGCAAATGGGTGGAGCCCCATCCCGAGCCCACCTTCATCCAGGGGGGCGAAACGATCCGACTCGGCGATCGGGAGTACCGGATTCTGCACACGCCGGGGCACGCCGACGGCCATTTGAGCTTTTATGATCCGGAGCGCAAGTGGCTGATCGGCGGCGATTTTCTGCTTCCCAAAATCACCCCCAACATCAGCCTCTGGCCCGGTTGCGATCCCAATCCCCTGAAGTCGTATCTGACGACCCTGGATAAAATGGAAAGCCTTCCGGTGAAGCGGGTGTTTCCCGCCCACGGGCCCGTCTTCGACACCTACCGGGAGCGGATCGCGGAGCTGAAGGAACATCACCGGGTGAGGCTGGAGCGGATGAAAGATCTCCTTAAGGCGGGGCCGCTTCCGGCGGCGGAGATCTGTTTCGAGATCTTCGGCCGCAACCTGTCGATTCACAATTTGCGCTTTGCCCTCTCGGAGACCTTGGCCCATCTGGAATATCTGCGTCACCGCGGGGAAGTGACCTTGGAGGAGCGGGGAAAAACCCTGCTTTACGCCCTTAATCCGTGA
- a CDS encoding phosphatidylglycerophosphatase A family protein encodes MQTEQTVATENSIHRTTLNWLRERGVRLEDIADLVYRLQGEFYPDLSLDECIHHVERVLQKREVQNAVLTGIQLDLMAEKKQLLSPLQDLIYQDESLYGVDEILATSILHIYGSIGMTNYGYIDRVKPGILGRLNNREDGQIHTFLDDLVGAIAAAAAARLSHSRKRARDLQNGEPSDPLTD; translated from the coding sequence ATGCAGACGGAGCAGACGGTCGCAACGGAAAATTCGATCCACAGGACCACTCTGAACTGGCTCCGCGAGCGGGGCGTCCGGCTGGAGGACATCGCCGATCTGGTTTACCGGCTGCAAGGGGAATTTTATCCCGATCTCTCACTGGACGAATGCATCCATCACGTGGAACGGGTGCTTCAGAAGCGGGAGGTGCAAAACGCCGTCCTGACCGGCATTCAGCTGGATCTCATGGCCGAGAAAAAACAGCTGCTCTCCCCGCTTCAAGATCTGATCTATCAAGACGAATCCCTTTACGGGGTGGACGAAATTTTGGCCACCTCGATTCTCCATATTTACGGCAGCATCGGAATGACCAATTACGGCTACATCGACCGGGTGAAGCCGGGCATCCTGGGCCGGCTCAACAACAGGGAGGACGGACAAATCCACACGTTCCTGGATGATTTGGTCGGGGCGATCGCAGCCGCGGCCGCCGCCCGCCTCTCCCACAGCCGGAAGAGAGCCCGGGACCTCCAAAACGGGGAACCCTCGGACCCGCTCACGGATTAA
- a CDS encoding SDR family oxidoreductase produces the protein MKTGAQPTALITGSARGLGRMAATLLAEAGWAVALNFRRNEKAARELCSRLRDAGRTAEIFQGDLTRPREVDALVRRVLEHFGRVDALVHAVGPFIRERRRFADYTPEEIDELIDGNFRSALHAVRAVLPHMRRQGGGRILLFGFGRAGEAPAWPDRAVYAAAKTGLVSFVKSVAVEEAPFGITVNMVCPGDIVGENKEKRIGDVSGQRDEETPRGRPGTGEDVARVIRFLCEPESDFVTGNIINVTGGLDVIHPVSKAGK, from the coding sequence ATGAAAACCGGTGCGCAGCCGACGGCGCTGATTACGGGAAGTGCGAGGGGATTGGGGCGCATGGCGGCCACGCTCTTGGCGGAAGCGGGCTGGGCCGTCGCCCTCAATTTTCGGAGAAATGAGAAAGCGGCCCGGGAATTGTGCAGCCGGCTGAGGGACGCCGGGCGGACGGCGGAAATTTTTCAGGGGGACCTCACCCGCCCCCGGGAAGTGGATGCCTTGGTCCGCCGGGTGTTGGAGCACTTCGGCAGGGTGGACGCCCTGGTGCACGCCGTGGGTCCCTTCATCCGGGAACGGCGTCGCTTTGCCGATTACACCCCGGAGGAGATCGATGAGCTGATCGACGGCAATTTTCGCAGCGCGCTCCATGCCGTTCGCGCCGTTCTGCCGCACATGCGAAGGCAGGGCGGCGGCCGGATCCTGCTTTTCGGGTTTGGAAGAGCGGGCGAAGCTCCCGCCTGGCCGGACCGGGCCGTCTATGCCGCGGCAAAGACGGGGCTCGTGTCCTTCGTCAAGAGCGTGGCCGTCGAAGAGGCGCCTTTCGGCATCACCGTCAACATGGTTTGTCCGGGAGACATCGTAGGGGAGAACAAAGAAAAGCGCATCGGCGATGTGAGCGGGCAGCGGGACGAGGAAACGCCGCGGGGGCGTCCGGGCACCGGGGAGGATGTGGCCCGGGTCATCCGGTTTTTGTGCGAACCCGAATCGGATTTTGTCACGGGCAACATCATCAATGTCACCGGAGGTCTGGACGTGATTCACCCGGTTTCCAAAGCGGGAAAGTAA
- a CDS encoding phosphotransferase, with amino-acid sequence MSVLEKVTRWTGEERIDELLLAHYGLRLEGAAPVGGVLRIDTDRGAFALKRAGKGGEAHWRGVAEVGRHLRFAEAGRIPVPLRTRSGGYTFAGYVQSYVLLPWIPGKPVPYVRPKDFRDTSWGLARLHAGTRGLSPPPFQARVSWSRAWERAVDRIGLYRVAVDWSGVAVEADDAFRDVAPYAEGMAENAIRYLHRSGADPLSPEIADRGLVCHGNLHEGNMLRDERGAVRFIDWNRMAWDVRARDIAQWLLYAYGRTGDFDLVAALLKEYQRADRLMEEELCLIYALFLYPHRLMRALDRVYGEQSLPPDQAAFHLTQAVAVEEKKIPLLRRFPDLVREALGRKIPRVDWLEQGSEGFRA; translated from the coding sequence ATGTCCGTCCTGGAAAAGGTGACCCGGTGGACCGGCGAAGAACGGATCGACGAACTGCTTCTGGCCCATTACGGCCTGCGTCTTGAGGGAGCCGCGCCGGTGGGCGGCGTGCTCAGAATCGACACCGATCGGGGAGCCTTCGCCCTGAAGCGGGCGGGGAAGGGAGGGGAGGCCCACTGGCGAGGGGTGGCGGAGGTGGGGCGGCACCTGCGTTTTGCGGAAGCCGGTCGGATTCCCGTACCCCTTCGCACCCGTTCGGGAGGGTATACCTTTGCCGGTTACGTCCAAAGCTATGTCCTGTTGCCCTGGATCCCCGGGAAACCCGTCCCTTATGTCCGTCCGAAGGATTTTCGGGACACCAGTTGGGGGTTGGCCCGGCTTCACGCGGGAACGAGGGGGCTCAGTCCTCCCCCGTTTCAAGCCCGCGTTTCCTGGTCCCGCGCCTGGGAAAGGGCTGTCGACCGGATTGGCCTGTACCGGGTGGCCGTCGATTGGAGCGGCGTTGCCGTCGAGGCTGACGACGCCTTTCGCGATGTGGCCCCCTATGCCGAGGGCATGGCGGAGAACGCCATCCGGTATCTCCACCGGTCGGGGGCGGATCCCCTGTCGCCGGAGATTGCGGACCGGGGATTGGTTTGTCACGGCAATCTGCATGAGGGGAATATGCTTCGGGATGAGAGGGGCGCGGTGCGGTTCATCGATTGGAACCGGATGGCCTGGGATGTGCGGGCCCGGGACATCGCCCAATGGCTGTTGTACGCCTACGGCCGCACCGGCGATTTCGACCTGGTCGCCGCCCTGCTGAAAGAGTACCAGCGTGCGGATCGCTTGATGGAAGAGGAGCTCTGCCTGATTTACGCGCTCTTTCTCTATCCGCACCGGCTGATGCGCGCGCTGGACCGGGTCTACGGGGAGCAATCCCTTCCTCCGGATCAGGCGGCCTTTCACCTGACGCAGGCGGTTGCCGTGGAGGAAAAGAAGATTCCCCTGTTGCGCCGCTTTCCCGATCTCGTCAGGGAGGCCCTCGGCCGGAAGATCCCGCGGGTGGATTGGCTGGAGCAAGGTTCCGAAGGCTTCCGCGCTTGA
- a CDS encoding DUF3899 domain-containing protein, with protein sequence MFQIRKHFRKTMLLLAIGILLCGTYSLSDRLKWIDSLFITGLLFLVVAGAVTVWKGGFFRVFVMGFRRQFGRWENDFPATEDSPDSPRERSRPWIIPAFFTAGLVHILLSILLLLL encoded by the coding sequence ATGTTTCAAATTCGGAAGCACTTCCGCAAAACGATGCTCCTTCTGGCGATCGGAATCCTGCTCTGCGGAACTTATTCCCTGTCGGACCGGCTGAAATGGATTGATTCGCTGTTCATAACCGGTCTTTTGTTTCTCGTCGTCGCAGGAGCGGTGACCGTATGGAAGGGAGGATTCTTCCGCGTTTTTGTCATGGGATTCCGCAGGCAATTCGGCCGGTGGGAAAATGACTTCCCAGCAACGGAGGATTCGCCGGATTCCCCCCGGGAAAGGTCCCGCCCGTGGATCATTCCCGCCTTCTTCACCGCGGGACTGGTCCACATTCTCCTCTCCATTCTTCTGCTGTTACTGTGA